GACCCTCCAGAACAGTGAACAGAGAACAGAGCTACGGCTGGCTATAATACGCCAGCATCATTCATACAGTTGCAGCTGGAGATCGACGACATACCTGAAAGCACCACACGTCAATCACTCCCCTCTATAAAAGAGCATAGAGCATCTCATTCCAAGCATCTGGGACTCCAGGCAAGCACCAGTGGCTGCAGTCTGAGGAGGCCGCCGGGCCGCCGCCTTCCTTCCCTTTCCCATAAATCGAAGGGTGGCCGTCGACACGCAGAGCAGACATGCCGGTGACGTCCATCAGGTACACGGGGAAGCTCATCTTCTTCAGCACCTCCCTCAACACCACAAGCTGCCCCGGCGTTCGCGGCGAGTAACCCACGTAGGCCGCCACCGGCTCCTTCTTCCTGTAGCACTGCCAGCCATTGTCCCTGTTGTGCCGAGGCGACGCGCTTCTGAAGATGACTCGCGTCCGACGAGGGTCCAAGTGCAGGTCCACCCATTCGGCCCATGTCGTCAGACCTTTCTCGTAGGCGACCATCGGGTTCAGGTTGGCCAACACCCTCTCCCCTTCCTTGCACAAATCCCACCTGCATGCGAATTCCAATTTCTAGCTTCAACATTTTGCGATCGGTGGcaaaaggaagagagagagagattacGAGCTCCATTTGCCGGAGTGAGTCCACCAATGAGCTGAATCGAAGAGCAGCACGTCGACTCCGTACCAGTGCTTGGCGTTCCCCTCGATCGAGTCCAGCTGCAGCACTCTCCTGTTCTCTGCGTCTCGCTTCACCTCTACCAGAAGCGGCGCCCAACAGAACTCCACGGATGCCTGGAACTCCTGCAACGAGGTATCTTACTCATTAGCTCGATCTCGATGTCTACTCTACTGCGCAGTCTCTCACCATGGCGTGGAAGGCAGAACAGGGGCCGTCGGAGGAGACCGACTTCATGTCGCCAGGGATCACTGATTCCACCAGGCAAACCAGAGACTCCCACTGGTTCCTCATTATGGAGTCTCCCACCAGCATGATCCTCTTCTTCCTGATCCTCGCAAGGAAGTCCAGCGCGTCGAATCTACGAATTCagaaagttaattttgaaaaaaaaaaacaaaattctttttttttttttttttgagagggAGAAATTAATAGATCAACCTTGGAACAGAGCATTGCTTTGGCTTCCACCTCCATCTCTGGAAGTCTGAATCAGGCCTTCCGTTGCTCCTGCAGCTCAGCTGGACGCTGAGGTAGGGACAAGCAGGATCGTAAAGTGGGTAGGAGGGATCGAACACCCATTCTCCCACTGACAGGTTGCAGGAGTCTCTGGGGGAGTTTTGGTGGCTCTGTGCCTCGTTGAGTTCGTCTTCTTTATCATCGCGCCATTCGAGGGAGTCGACGTCTAGGAGAGCCGTGCAGAGGAGCTTCTGCGATAGCAGCGCCGCAGAGAGCGTGGTCATGAGGAGGAAGTAGAAGGAAGAGCGGAGAGGTCTGCGGCTTTGGGCTGTGCCGGCCATTTGGTGATCCATGGCAGGAC
This region of Zingiber officinale cultivar Zhangliang chromosome 9A, Zo_v1.1, whole genome shotgun sequence genomic DNA includes:
- the LOC122020688 gene encoding protein trichome birefringence-like 36, which translates into the protein MDHQMAGTAQSRRPLRSSFYFLLMTTLSAALLSQKLLCTALLDVDSLEWRDDKEDELNEAQSHQNSPRDSCNLSVGEWVFDPSYPLYDPACPYLSVQLSCRSNGRPDSDFQRWRWKPKQCSVPRFDALDFLARIRKKRIMLVGDSIMRNQWESLVCLVESVIPGDMKSVSSDGPCSAFHAMEFQASVEFCWAPLLVEVKRDAENRRVLQLDSIEGNAKHWYGVDVLLFDSAHWWTHSGKWSSWDLCKEGERVLANLNPMVAYEKGLTTWAEWVDLHLDPRRTRVIFRSASPRHNRDNGWQCYRKKEPVAAYVGYSPRTPGQLVVLREVLKKMSFPVYLMDVTGMSALRVDGHPSIYGKGKEGGGPAASSDCSHWCLPGVPDAWNEMLYALL